GATCTTCGCCACTTCCGGGTCTACATCCCGTGGTACCGCGATATCCAGAAGAAAGAGCGGGCGTCGGTTCCTGCGCTCCATCGCGGCATGGACCGCTCCGGGCAGAATCACCGGGACCGTGCTTCCCGTGGTCGACAGCACGATGTCCGCCTCCGCGAGGAGCACTTCCAGTTCCTCCATGCCGTGAGCCGTGATCTTCGTGCCGGGATGCGCACGGGACAGCGTCCCGACCAGCTCTTCCGCCCGGCCTGCGCTCCGGTTGGCAATCGCCAGTCCGGCCGCGCCCTGCTTGAGGAAGTGTCGGGCGGCGAGGGCGCCCGTTTCCCCGGCGCCCACCAGAAGCACGCGACGGGACTCCAGCTTCTCAAAGAGCTTCCGCGACAGATCCACCGCCGCAAAGGCCACGCTGACCGCGCCCGCGTCGATCTTCGTCTTCCCGCGTGCCAGCTTCCCCGCCCGGAACGCACCCTGAAACGCACGCAGCAGAACCGGGCCGAGCGGGACGATCTCCCGCGCCGCACGGTAGGCGTCCTTCACCTGCCCGACGATCTGGGTCTCCCCCACCATCATGCTCTCCAGACCCGCCACCACGCGATACAGGTGGGCGACCGCGTCCATCCCGTCCAGCCGGTA
The DNA window shown above is from Gemmatimonadota bacterium and carries:
- the hemA gene encoding glutamyl-tRNA reductase, producing the protein VTLWGVDHHRASTEVRERVHLSEESARVFLSTVAEEGVSGVVLSTCNRTEVYLEAPGHVDAVGSFRRALDAAGGDALPFEGDLGYRLDGMDAVAHLYRVVAGLESMMVGETQIVGQVKDAYRAAREIVPLGPVLLRAFQGAFRAGKLARGKTKIDAGAVSVAFAAVDLSRKLFEKLESRRVLLVGAGETGALAARHFLKQGAAGLAIANRSAGRAEELVGTLSRAHPGTKITAHGMEELEVLLAEADIVLSTTGSTVPVILPGAVHAAMERRNRRPLFLLDIAVPRDVDPEVAKIGSVFLFGLDDLEEIVQGNVSARLREVPAVEEVLSESAREFEGWIANLDLKPTVDDFRAFLEELKAREMGRLGGGMPDDIREAVEQSLAGLIRGIVRRPVVRLKSTDAREERTRDLDSLRRLFELD